One genomic segment of Microbispora sp. ZYX-F-249 includes these proteins:
- a CDS encoding NADP-dependent oxidoreductase, translated as MQAITVRDREAGLAGLSLSDVPYPQAAGNDVIVRVHAAGFTPGELDWPTTWTDRAGRDRTPSVPGHELSGVVEELGFGTTGLSVGQRVFGLADWTRNGSLAEYTAVEARNLAPLPADVDHTLAAAVPISGLTAWQGLFDHGRLTAGQTVLIHGAAGGVGSIAVQLAREAGARVIGTGRSADRDRVLALGADTFLDLQTEKLENAGEADVVFDVIGGDVLDRSAALVRAGGTLVSITLPPKVQPKAGRAVFFVVEPDRARLTELAMRLRDGRLTPVVAAVRPLAEAPAAFAPATRTRGKTIIRVTEDRTGDPL; from the coding sequence GTGCAAGCCATAACTGTGCGGGACCGTGAAGCCGGTCTCGCCGGGCTGTCCCTGTCGGACGTGCCCTACCCCCAAGCGGCCGGGAACGACGTCATCGTGCGAGTGCACGCCGCGGGCTTCACCCCTGGAGAGCTGGACTGGCCGACCACGTGGACCGATCGCGCAGGCCGCGACCGGACGCCGAGCGTGCCCGGGCACGAGTTGTCGGGCGTCGTCGAAGAGCTGGGGTTCGGCACGACCGGTCTGAGTGTCGGCCAGCGGGTGTTCGGCCTGGCCGACTGGACCCGCAACGGCTCGCTCGCCGAGTACACCGCGGTGGAGGCCCGCAATCTCGCGCCGCTGCCGGCGGACGTCGACCACACCCTGGCCGCCGCGGTGCCGATCTCCGGGCTGACCGCCTGGCAGGGCCTGTTCGACCACGGCCGCCTCACCGCGGGCCAGACCGTCCTGATCCATGGCGCCGCGGGCGGCGTCGGCTCGATCGCGGTACAGCTCGCCCGCGAGGCAGGCGCCCGTGTCATCGGCACTGGCCGGTCCGCCGACCGGGACAGGGTGCTCGCACTGGGCGCCGACACCTTCCTGGACCTGCAGACGGAGAAGCTGGAGAACGCCGGCGAGGCCGACGTCGTGTTCGATGTGATCGGCGGGGACGTTCTCGACCGGTCGGCCGCCCTGGTCCGGGCCGGAGGCACGCTTGTCTCCATCACCCTGCCGCCCAAGGTTCAGCCCAAGGCCGGGCGGGCGGTCTTCTTCGTGGTCGAACCCGACCGCGCCCGGCTCACCGAGCTCGCGATGCGACTGAGGGACGGCCGGCTCACGCCGGTCGTCGCCGCCGTACGGCCGCTCGCCGAGGCACCCGCCGCGTTCGCCCCCGCCACGCGCACCCGGGGCAAGACGATCATCCGCGTCACAGAAGACCGAACAGGAGACCCGTTGTGA
- a CDS encoding SDR family oxidoreductase has protein sequence MRFLIVGGSGFLGSELARRCLASGHEVAATYLTRSGETAGIEWLPLDVRRKEAVDALISAFRPDVVVNAAFRQTDWAPTAIGAVNVALAACAAGGRLVHVSSDAVFSGAAIRYDETCVPDPITPYGAAKAAAETAVAAIAPSAVIARTSLIIGDGDSPHEALVRSLAGGARGVLFTDDVRCPVHVADLAAALLELAVSGHHGVHHVAGADAVSRYELGVLIARRDGLDESGLPSGRRADSGIPGPLDVRLECDMTQRRLRTTLRGARQFLGEASC, from the coding sequence ATGAGATTCCTCATCGTCGGTGGCAGTGGATTTCTCGGCAGCGAACTCGCTCGGCGGTGTCTGGCGTCCGGACATGAGGTGGCCGCGACCTACCTCACCCGATCAGGAGAGACCGCCGGCATTGAGTGGTTGCCGCTCGATGTGCGCCGGAAAGAGGCCGTCGACGCGCTGATCAGCGCATTCCGGCCTGATGTGGTCGTCAACGCCGCGTTCCGGCAGACGGATTGGGCGCCCACCGCGATTGGAGCCGTGAACGTGGCTCTCGCTGCCTGTGCGGCTGGCGGGCGTCTGGTCCATGTGTCGAGCGACGCGGTCTTCTCCGGTGCCGCGATCCGCTATGACGAGACCTGTGTTCCCGACCCGATCACTCCGTACGGCGCGGCCAAGGCCGCCGCAGAGACGGCGGTGGCCGCGATCGCGCCGTCGGCGGTCATAGCCCGGACGTCCCTCATCATCGGCGACGGTGACTCCCCGCACGAGGCGCTGGTGCGTTCACTGGCCGGCGGGGCGAGGGGAGTGCTGTTCACCGACGACGTGCGGTGTCCCGTGCACGTCGCCGATCTCGCCGCCGCGCTCCTCGAACTCGCCGTGTCCGGGCATCACGGAGTCCATCACGTCGCGGGGGCCGACGCGGTGAGCCGATACGAGCTGGGAGTGCTCATCGCCCGGCGTGACGGCCTCGACGAAAGTGGTCTGCCATCAGGCCGGCGGGCGGACAGCGGTATACCCGGACCGCTCGATGTGCGTCTGGAATGCGACATGACCCAGCGGCGGCTCCGGACCACGCTACGTGGCGCGCGGCAGTTCCTGGGCGAGGCTTCCTGCTGA
- a CDS encoding sensor histidine kinase encodes MTMTFRGGNGPVRALAACLRKIPAGRVADVLLTVPATLKARRVRDRSLRAVASIRLELDAINLAGVNTRVSETDGNGEAAQLARAVNTTLERLREACDRAERARKRQRQFAADASHELCTPIAALRMRLEDAQLHPRETDLDDLLGHTLHDLDRVQGIVTDLLLLTRLGTAPRRVEQVNLTALVRAEAARQIDGHHIHLRLDPEVNVDGDPEQIIRMLGNLLDNARRHAVRTIRIGLRRAGDRAELSIADDGEGIPPADRERIFHRFVRLDAARSRDRGGAGLGLAVARGIASAHHGSLHVEGCAWGGACFVLRMPLSPGGRT; translated from the coding sequence ATGACGATGACCTTTCGCGGCGGCAACGGGCCCGTACGGGCACTCGCCGCCTGCCTACGCAAAATCCCCGCCGGGCGGGTCGCCGACGTCCTCCTGACCGTCCCGGCGACCCTGAAGGCCCGGCGAGTACGGGACAGATCCCTGCGAGCGGTGGCGTCCATCCGCCTCGAACTGGACGCCATCAACCTCGCGGGCGTGAACACCCGGGTCTCCGAGACAGACGGGAACGGGGAGGCCGCCCAGCTGGCCCGGGCCGTCAACACGACGCTGGAACGGCTGCGCGAGGCCTGCGATCGCGCCGAACGCGCGCGCAAACGGCAGCGGCAGTTCGCCGCGGACGCCTCTCATGAGCTGTGCACTCCCATCGCCGCACTGCGCATGCGGTTGGAGGATGCGCAGTTGCATCCGCGCGAGACCGATCTGGACGATCTCCTCGGCCACACGTTGCATGACCTCGACCGGGTGCAGGGCATCGTCACCGACCTGCTCCTCCTGACCCGCCTGGGGACCGCCCCCCGGAGAGTGGAACAGGTGAACCTCACGGCGCTGGTCCGGGCAGAGGCCGCCCGGCAAATCGACGGGCACCACATCCACCTCCGGCTCGACCCCGAAGTGAACGTCGACGGTGATCCCGAGCAGATCATCCGGATGCTGGGCAACCTGCTCGACAACGCCCGGCGGCACGCCGTCCGCACGATAAGGATCGGCCTGCGTCGCGCGGGGGACCGCGCCGAGCTGTCAATCGCCGACGACGGAGAGGGCATTCCCCCGGCCGACCGCGAGCGGATCTTTCACCGCTTCGTGCGGTTGGACGCCGCCCGCAGCCGGGACAGGGGAGGCGCCGGCCTCGGCCTGGCCGTCGCTCGCGGCATCGCCTCCGCCCACCACGGCAGCCTCCACGTCGAGGGATGCGCATGGGGTGGAGCGTGCTTCGTCCTGCGGATGCCGCTCTCGCCGGGCGGCCGCACGTGA
- the sigJ gene encoding RNA polymerase sigma factor SigJ — protein MLGAEWERHRPAVFGVAYRLLGSVADAEDVTQDVWLRAAGTDLQDIDDLRAWLVTVSARRSYDMLKSARFRRETYIGPWLPEPLLTGPDASEPVLVDESVGSAMLLIMEELSPPERVAFVLHDVFGLEFVRIAEVLAVSVPGARQLASRARRRVADAKQSSPQASKAERERVLTAFRAAYETGDLAGLVRLLHPEAVYITDGGGKAAAMRKPVSGGERVAGVMVRVGRRWRPDRIDLVEVGGELALVCQREGRVYSVDTFQITDGLISAYRRVINPDKLSHV, from the coding sequence ATGCTCGGGGCCGAATGGGAGAGGCACCGGCCCGCGGTTTTCGGCGTGGCCTACCGGCTGCTGGGCAGTGTGGCCGATGCCGAGGACGTGACCCAGGACGTGTGGCTGCGGGCGGCCGGAACAGATCTGCAGGACATCGATGATCTGCGGGCCTGGCTGGTGACGGTGTCCGCGCGGCGGTCGTACGACATGCTCAAAAGCGCCCGTTTCCGCCGGGAGACCTACATCGGGCCGTGGCTGCCGGAACCGCTGCTGACGGGGCCGGACGCGTCGGAGCCGGTCCTCGTCGACGAGTCCGTCGGCTCGGCGATGCTCCTGATCATGGAGGAGTTGAGCCCGCCGGAGCGGGTGGCCTTCGTCCTGCACGATGTCTTCGGTCTCGAGTTCGTCCGGATCGCCGAAGTGCTGGCTGTCTCCGTGCCGGGTGCTCGGCAACTGGCCTCGCGGGCGCGGCGGCGGGTGGCCGACGCGAAGCAGTCTTCGCCGCAGGCGTCGAAGGCGGAGCGTGAACGCGTGCTGACCGCCTTTCGCGCCGCCTACGAGACCGGGGATCTGGCCGGCCTGGTCAGGCTGCTGCACCCCGAGGCCGTCTACATCACCGATGGCGGCGGCAAGGCCGCCGCCATGCGCAAGCCCGTCTCCGGTGGCGAACGCGTCGCCGGGGTGATGGTGCGCGTGGGCCGCCGGTGGCGTCCGGACCGCATCGACCTCGTCGAGGTCGGCGGCGAGCTCGCCCTGGTGTGCCAACGGGAGGGCCGTGTCTACTCCGTGGACACGTTTCAGATCACCGACGGTCTGATCAGCGCGTACCGCAGGGTCATCAACCCGGACAAGCTTTCTCACGTCTGA
- a CDS encoding YkgB family protein — protein MGISTIRYGLVVNLLEIGRIKFEDYEVENIRPLVTSSPPLAWLIARMGEKNVARLLGVTEIVVGSLIGAKPFAPRASALGSFAAVGMFATTLSFLATTREAWQETRGEPKLSLTGQFLVKDVVLLGASLLTAADALRAAERRRLGT, from the coding sequence GTGGGGATCTCGACTATCCGCTATGGGCTTGTGGTCAACCTTCTGGAGATCGGGCGGATAAAATTCGAAGACTACGAGGTGGAGAACATTCGTCCCCTCGTCACCTCCAGCCCTCCGCTCGCGTGGCTCATCGCCAGGATGGGCGAGAAGAATGTCGCCAGGCTGCTCGGCGTCACCGAAATCGTCGTGGGTTCGCTGATCGGGGCAAAACCGTTCGCGCCGCGGGCGTCAGCGCTCGGCAGCTTCGCCGCCGTCGGCATGTTCGCCACCACCCTCAGCTTCCTGGCCACGACGCGCGAGGCGTGGCAAGAGACACGCGGGGAACCGAAGCTGTCACTCACGGGGCAGTTCCTGGTGAAGGACGTCGTGCTTCTCGGAGCCTCCTTGCTGACGGCCGCGGACGCCCTGCGAGCCGCCGAGCGCCGGCGGCTCGGGACCTGA
- a CDS encoding cupin domain-containing protein has product MRFAGGLLAVATLTAAAPRSTWDRPAHVTTPTVAVTSRHPAETLTPLLQQSLPNVKGRTFTSAIVDFPPDARARPHRHGTAFVYAYVLEGTVRSGLAGEPARIYRQGENWVEQPGAHHVVTENTSRTKRAKLLVVFVSDTGAKLKVDDPRSVHGAA; this is encoded by the coding sequence ATGCGGTTCGCCGGGGGACTGCTGGCCGTCGCCACGTTGACCGCGGCCGCGCCCCGCTCCACCTGGGACCGGCCCGCTCATGTCACGACGCCGACCGTGGCCGTGACGTCGAGGCACCCCGCCGAGACTCTCACGCCTCTGCTTCAGCAGAGCCTCCCGAATGTGAAGGGCAGGACGTTCACCTCGGCGATCGTCGACTTCCCGCCCGACGCACGAGCGAGGCCGCATCGTCACGGCACGGCGTTCGTCTACGCCTACGTCCTCGAAGGCACCGTGCGCAGCGGGCTCGCCGGCGAGCCCGCGCGCATCTACCGCCAAGGCGAGAACTGGGTTGAGCAGCCGGGCGCCCACCACGTCGTCACCGAGAACACCAGCCGGACCAAACGGGCCAAGCTCCTGGTCGTGTTCGTCTCCGACACCGGAGCCAAGCTCAAGGTCGACGACCCGAGGTCCGTACACGGTGCGGCATGA